Proteins co-encoded in one Spirosoma endbachense genomic window:
- a CDS encoding response regulator transcription factor, whose amino-acid sequence MKLLVIEDEPKMLQAIQQGLEESQFEVDIAYDGLIAKRLAMKNNYAAIITDVIIPGLNGFELCRQLRAEGLTTPILLLTALGEAEDKIVGFDSGADQYLTKPFQFAELLARVRSLTKRGTQVAMTAQTLRYGGIEMNLDAKIVRRDDQLIDLTAREFALLEFMMRNQGRVLSKPEIAEHVWDLNFDTGTNVVEVYINYLRKKIDKDFPKKLIHTQFGMGYVFKESE is encoded by the coding sequence ATGAAACTCCTGGTCATTGAAGATGAACCCAAAATGTTACAGGCTATTCAGCAGGGTCTGGAAGAAAGTCAATTTGAGGTAGATATTGCATATGATGGGTTGATTGCCAAGCGGTTGGCCATGAAGAATAATTATGCTGCCATCATCACTGACGTAATTATTCCTGGCCTGAATGGCTTCGAACTTTGTCGGCAATTACGGGCTGAAGGGTTAACCACACCCATATTATTGCTGACAGCCCTGGGTGAAGCCGAAGATAAAATAGTCGGATTCGACTCCGGAGCCGACCAGTACCTGACCAAACCTTTTCAGTTTGCCGAGTTGCTTGCGCGCGTACGATCGCTGACCAAGCGGGGCACACAGGTTGCTATGACTGCCCAAACACTGCGGTACGGGGGTATAGAAATGAATCTGGATGCCAAAATTGTCAGACGCGACGATCAGCTCATCGACCTGACCGCCCGTGAATTTGCATTGCTGGAATTTATGATGCGTAATCAGGGACGGGTATTATCAAAGCCCGAAATTGCTGAGCATGTCTGGGATCTAAATTTCGATACGGGCACCAACGTGGTAGAAGTGTATATCAATTACCTCCGCAAAAAAATCGACAAGGACTTTCCGAAAAAATTAATTCATACACAATTCGGAATGGGCTATGTATTTAAAGAGTCCGAATAA
- a CDS encoding bifunctional alpha,alpha-trehalose-phosphate synthase (UDP-forming)/trehalose-phosphatase, giving the protein MHNPNETLKRLIIVAYRLPFSIKQTKDGVTLFQNSGGLVSAVLSMAERISQSSDENVPKIHWIGHCDNHLKTIHQSAFENEHFVAHPVFVDDDVHQAFYEGFCNDLIWPLFHYFPSYASFQENYFDAYKQVNTRFLEELTSIIEPGDLVWIHDSQLMLLPEMLRQAVPDATIGYFFHIPFPTYEIIKLLPRAWRQALISGILGADVVGFHTTDYVQHFMQNVSEVLALPIIDQRVVLANRSVSVGDFPISIDFTKFNERSQDESVLETRAQYQQLLRVNKIIISVDRLDYAKGITYRLQGYERFLLQNPGWRNKVTFVMTVVPSRDKIGHYQEIKREIEETVGRINGLFGTIGWRPIVYSYLSLTFTELLSMYTACDVALITPIRDGMNLVCKEFVASRWDNRGVLILSELAGAAQELPDALIINPTDTQEVATAIKNALTMLPDEQALRMKKMRQHLQNHNVFRWSHNFLAAFAASGENQRSDLATNLPVQSFTEAFQKAHQRLLLLDFDGTLAPIVNDPAKAQLSPTIQPVLNRLAETSDLVIISGRNRTFLEHTFQGLPVTLVAEHGAFIRKPEQNWQKLDLSDADWVEPVLATMNEYTDTYANSFIEEKETAVVWHYRMAQADDIEGKAIELATRLRSTPSAARLTVIQGNKVIEVKTARHSKGTIAQKLYEQTAYDFIVSIGDDTTDEDMFRQLPNWAYTLKVGPGLSFARYRLARQRDVEMLLELLDDSEQSV; this is encoded by the coding sequence ATGCACAATCCCAATGAAACGCTTAAACGCCTTATTATTGTAGCCTATCGTTTACCATTCAGTATCAAACAAACGAAAGACGGAGTCACGCTTTTTCAAAATTCGGGTGGACTGGTTTCGGCGGTCCTGTCTATGGCCGAACGAATAAGCCAATCTTCAGATGAAAACGTCCCGAAAATTCACTGGATTGGCCATTGCGACAATCATCTGAAAACGATTCATCAATCAGCATTCGAAAATGAACATTTCGTCGCACACCCGGTATTCGTAGACGACGATGTTCACCAGGCCTTTTATGAAGGATTTTGTAATGACCTTATCTGGCCGCTCTTTCATTATTTTCCTTCCTATGCCTCGTTTCAGGAAAACTACTTCGATGCCTATAAGCAGGTAAATACGCGTTTTCTGGAAGAATTAACGTCCATTATTGAACCTGGTGATCTGGTCTGGATACACGATTCCCAATTAATGTTATTGCCCGAAATGCTGCGCCAGGCAGTGCCTGACGCTACCATCGGTTACTTCTTTCATATTCCATTTCCTACCTACGAAATTATCAAGCTATTGCCCCGCGCCTGGCGACAGGCACTCATCAGCGGTATTCTGGGGGCCGATGTCGTTGGTTTTCACACCACCGATTATGTCCAGCATTTTATGCAGAATGTGTCGGAAGTACTGGCTCTGCCCATTATTGATCAACGGGTCGTACTGGCCAATCGGTCCGTTAGTGTCGGCGACTTTCCGATTAGTATCGACTTTACGAAATTTAATGAACGGAGTCAGGATGAATCCGTCCTTGAAACCCGAGCGCAGTATCAACAACTGCTTCGAGTCAACAAAATCATTATTTCAGTTGATCGACTCGATTATGCAAAGGGGATTACCTACCGGTTGCAGGGCTATGAACGTTTTCTATTGCAGAATCCTGGCTGGCGCAATAAGGTGACCTTTGTTATGACGGTTGTTCCATCTCGCGATAAAATCGGTCATTATCAGGAGATTAAGCGGGAAATCGAGGAAACCGTTGGGCGTATTAATGGTTTGTTTGGCACCATTGGCTGGCGACCGATCGTGTATTCATACCTATCATTGACATTTACCGAATTACTGTCGATGTATACCGCCTGCGATGTAGCTCTCATCACACCCATCCGCGATGGCATGAATCTGGTGTGTAAAGAGTTCGTGGCCAGTCGTTGGGATAATCGGGGCGTATTAATCCTGAGTGAACTGGCAGGAGCTGCTCAGGAGCTTCCCGATGCCTTGATTATCAATCCTACCGATACGCAGGAAGTGGCCACCGCCATTAAAAATGCGTTGACAATGTTGCCGGATGAGCAAGCGCTGCGCATGAAGAAAATGAGACAGCACTTACAAAATCACAACGTTTTTCGGTGGAGCCATAACTTTCTGGCCGCTTTTGCTGCCTCCGGAGAAAATCAACGATCGGATCTGGCCACCAATCTACCCGTTCAGTCCTTCACCGAAGCATTTCAAAAAGCCCATCAGCGTCTATTATTGCTTGATTTCGACGGTACACTGGCTCCGATTGTCAATGATCCGGCTAAGGCACAACTTTCGCCAACCATTCAGCCGGTGCTGAATCGATTAGCCGAAACCAGCGATCTGGTCATCATCAGCGGTCGAAATCGGACATTTTTAGAACACACATTTCAGGGTTTGCCAGTTACGCTGGTAGCTGAACATGGTGCATTTATCCGAAAGCCAGAACAGAATTGGCAAAAACTGGATCTTTCAGATGCTGACTGGGTCGAACCGGTTCTGGCCACGATGAACGAATACACCGACACCTATGCCAACTCGTTTATCGAAGAAAAAGAGACAGCCGTCGTCTGGCATTACCGCATGGCACAGGCCGACGATATCGAAGGAAAGGCCATTGAATTAGCCACCCGTCTGCGTAGTACACCATCGGCTGCCAGGCTAACGGTCATTCAGGGGAATAAGGTCATTGAAGTTAAAACGGCGCGGCATAGCAAAGGAACCATTGCGCAAAAACTTTACGAACAAACCGCTTATGATTTCATTGTCAGCATTGGTGACGATACGACCGACGAAGACATGTTCCGTCAGTTACCGAACTGGGCGTATACGTTGAAAGTAGGTCCCGGCCTGTCTTTTGCGCGATACAGATTAGCTCGCCAGCGGGATGTTGAAATGCTGCTGGAATTGCTGGACGATAGCGAGCAATCCGTCTGA
- a CDS encoding DoxX family protein: protein MTTKTAKTIYWIGTALTSLWFGASGFFEVTRNPIVWDITLALGYPVYFIYVLGVAKLLGVAVLLVPGKLLRLKEWVFAGIFFDIIFAFASKLSVFGFSATADAIVAFIMVTVTYFMFSRVTSGPYFNQSIAVSAND, encoded by the coding sequence ATGACGACTAAAACAGCAAAAACAATTTATTGGATCGGAACGGCGCTAACCTCTCTGTGGTTTGGTGCGAGCGGTTTTTTTGAAGTTACCCGGAACCCTATTGTTTGGGACATAACACTGGCGTTAGGCTACCCGGTCTATTTTATTTATGTGCTGGGTGTTGCCAAACTACTAGGGGTGGCCGTACTGCTGGTTCCTGGCAAACTGCTTAGGTTAAAAGAATGGGTGTTTGCCGGTATATTTTTTGATATCATTTTTGCCTTTGCCTCCAAACTCAGTGTATTTGGCTTTTCAGCTACTGCCGACGCTATCGTTGCATTCATTATGGTAACGGTAACCTACTTCATGTTCAGTAGAGTAACCAGCGGGCCTTATTTTAATCAATCAATAGCAGTTTCCGCAAACGATTGA
- the fbaA gene encoding class II fructose-bisphosphate aldolase codes for MSEVATRFAPGVVTGEGVTEIFRHANENDYALPAVNVVGTDSVNAVLETAKAVNSPVIIQFSNGGGIFYAGKSLPNDKQQAAIAGSISGALHVHHVAELYGVPVILHTDHCAKKLLPWIDGLLEAGEKHFDQTGKPLYSSHMLDLSEEPIEENIEICSKYFERMAKIGMTLEIELGVTGGEEDGVDNSDVDDSKLYTQPSEVAYAYEELSKISPNFTIAAAFGNVHGVYKPGNVKLSPIILDNSQKYIQEKYATGPLPVNFVFHGGSGSSREEIREAIRYGAVKMNLDTDMQWAMWEGILNYYKAKEGYLQSQLGNPEGADSPNKKYYDPRVWLRKGEESMVQRLKIAFEDLNCINRLA; via the coding sequence ATGAGCGAAGTAGCCACTCGTTTTGCGCCCGGCGTTGTTACCGGAGAAGGCGTCACCGAAATTTTCCGCCACGCCAACGAAAATGATTACGCCCTGCCTGCCGTCAATGTTGTCGGTACAGACTCCGTGAATGCCGTGTTGGAAACGGCCAAAGCTGTTAATTCGCCGGTAATCATCCAGTTCTCGAATGGTGGTGGTATTTTCTACGCCGGGAAAAGCCTTCCCAACGACAAACAACAGGCTGCCATTGCTGGCTCCATTTCGGGGGCTCTGCACGTTCATCATGTTGCCGAACTCTACGGTGTCCCCGTGATTTTACACACCGATCACTGCGCTAAAAAACTGCTGCCGTGGATTGACGGTCTGCTCGAGGCTGGCGAAAAACATTTCGACCAAACGGGCAAGCCACTGTATTCGTCGCATATGCTCGACCTGTCGGAAGAGCCAATCGAAGAAAACATTGAAATCTGCTCGAAATACTTTGAGCGGATGGCCAAAATTGGCATGACGCTTGAAATTGAGCTTGGCGTAACGGGTGGTGAAGAAGACGGCGTCGATAACTCCGATGTTGACGATTCGAAATTGTATACGCAGCCTTCTGAAGTAGCGTATGCTTACGAAGAATTGAGCAAAATTTCGCCAAACTTCACGATCGCAGCTGCTTTTGGAAACGTACACGGCGTTTATAAGCCTGGTAATGTGAAGCTGTCACCAATCATTCTGGACAACTCACAGAAATACATTCAGGAGAAATACGCTACGGGGCCACTCCCGGTTAACTTCGTTTTCCACGGCGGTTCGGGATCGAGCCGTGAAGAGATTCGGGAAGCGATCCGCTACGGAGCCGTGAAAATGAACCTCGACACCGACATGCAGTGGGCAATGTGGGAAGGTATTCTGAACTATTACAAAGCGAAGGAAGGCTATCTGCAATCGCAGCTGGGCAACCCCGAAGGGGCTGATTCGCCGAACAAAAAATACTACGATCCACGTGTATGGCTTCGTAAAGGCGAAGAAAGCATGGTTCAGCGCCTGAAAATTGCGTTCGAAGATCTGAACTGCATTAATCGACTGGCTTAA
- a CDS encoding sugar phosphate isomerase/epimerase, whose protein sequence is MKTLFFCPMWGMESLSYTEAARRVKTAGYDGMEISAGPDKRNEAVQVTHDNGLELILMAFGGGSNFTEHKKKYHDDLLDIASYKPLFINAHTGHDYFTFEQNIELIQVATDVQKQTGVRILHETHRGRFSYSAPAIQYYLLKVPELRLTADYSHWVNVAESYLSDQLENVNRAIAVSDHIHCRVGHPEGPQVNDPRAPEWKDALESHAKWWDAIRARLQKANTPTLTVTCEFGPAGYLPTLPYTQQPIASQWDINVFMKDYLKKRWQV, encoded by the coding sequence TTGAAAACCCTCTTTTTCTGCCCAATGTGGGGTATGGAAAGCCTCTCCTACACCGAAGCCGCCCGTCGTGTGAAAACCGCCGGATACGATGGCATGGAAATTTCCGCCGGTCCAGATAAACGCAATGAAGCCGTTCAGGTTACGCACGACAACGGCCTTGAGTTAATTCTGATGGCCTTTGGTGGAGGCAGTAATTTTACCGAACACAAGAAGAAATATCACGACGATCTGCTCGACATTGCGTCTTATAAACCGCTGTTTATTAACGCACATACGGGCCACGACTATTTTACCTTCGAGCAGAATATCGAGCTAATTCAGGTGGCAACTGACGTTCAGAAACAAACTGGTGTTCGCATTCTGCACGAAACCCACCGGGGACGGTTCTCATACAGTGCCCCGGCTATTCAGTATTATCTGCTCAAAGTTCCCGAGCTTCGGTTAACTGCCGATTATTCGCACTGGGTAAATGTAGCGGAGTCTTACCTGAGCGATCAGTTGGAGAACGTTAACCGAGCCATTGCTGTCAGTGATCATATTCACTGTCGTGTCGGACATCCAGAAGGCCCGCAGGTCAATGATCCGCGCGCACCCGAATGGAAAGATGCGCTCGAAAGCCATGCTAAATGGTGGGATGCCATCCGTGCCCGTCTGCAAAAGGCCAATACCCCTACCCTGACCGTTACCTGCGAGTTTGGTCCGGCGGGCTATCTGCCAACGCTTCCGTATACCCAACAACCAATTGCCAGTCAATGGGATATTAACGTTTTCATGAAAGATTACCTGAAAAAACGGTGGCAAGTGTAG
- a CDS encoding DUF2905 domain-containing protein, whose product MNSTIGKYILLIGIGLVLVGLVVYFLGDKLNWLGRLPGDIRIENKNGGGFYFPIVTCIIVSVVLNLLIVLIRRFFG is encoded by the coding sequence ATGAACTCAACCATTGGCAAATACATCCTACTAATCGGAATTGGGCTGGTTCTGGTTGGCCTTGTTGTTTATTTTCTGGGCGATAAACTGAACTGGTTAGGTCGTTTGCCCGGCGACATTCGAATTGAGAATAAAAACGGTGGTGGGTTTTATTTCCCCATAGTCACCTGTATCATTGTCAGTGTTGTATTGAATCTACTTATCGTTCTGATCCGTCGTTTTTTCGGGTAG
- a CDS encoding DEAD/DEAH box helicase — protein MKTKKTNTDSQDETLTVDQSVMEVAQTDNNDLETPVANTEIQNAVAEVISVEDTPVAATTPDTTGTPKVDPNQILFSSLDISEDLLRAVTDMGFISPSPIQAEAIPPILAGRDVIGQAQTGTGKTAAFGIPALDLIDVQDRAVQVLILCPTRELALQVAEEIKKLAKYKRGVRIEAIYGGDSIERQIRSLKSGVHIVIGTPGRVMDHMERNTLKLDHVKMMILDEADEMLDMGFREDIENILDDMPEERQTILFSATMSKPIMQITQKFQKDPVLVKVVKRELTNTNIEQVYFEVKPKAKVEVMCRLIDMYDLKLLLVFCNTKRKVDEIVEDLQIRGYQAEGLHGDLRQAQRNNVMSKFRAGTTSILVATDVAARGIDVDDVDAVINFDIPLDEEYYVHRIGRTGRAGKSGRAFSMVGRDEKYRFREIQTYTKVKVEKGVIPSFEDIVGVRKARFIEQIQQAIQESQDLNLYSDMLTQLQHAGFSTEQIVAALVKRSMGLEKNEFADQNLGLEDDRRSGRDKYADRGRGDAPGRFDDRRGGDRGGSRFGDRDRPSYGDRGGNRDRPSFGDRGGNRDRPAFGDRARRADGPDRDRKPYFDRDEQRAPRERDANMTRLMVSIGRKDYVRPGDIVGAIAGEANIPGNTIGSIDIFDKFTYVDVPKDVANRVLDVMEGNTIKGRRVNIEVAR, from the coding sequence ATGAAAACGAAAAAAACGAACACTGATAGTCAGGACGAAACGCTGACCGTTGATCAATCGGTAATGGAAGTGGCACAAACAGACAATAACGATCTGGAAACACCTGTAGCCAATACAGAAATACAGAACGCCGTGGCGGAAGTTATATCTGTGGAAGATACACCTGTAGCAGCCACTACACCCGACACAACCGGTACGCCTAAAGTCGATCCTAACCAGATCCTTTTCTCAAGCCTTGATATTTCAGAAGACCTATTACGGGCTGTTACCGATATGGGCTTCATTAGCCCGTCGCCAATTCAGGCCGAAGCGATTCCACCAATTCTGGCAGGTCGCGACGTCATTGGTCAGGCTCAAACCGGAACTGGTAAAACAGCCGCTTTTGGTATTCCTGCTCTTGATCTGATTGATGTGCAGGACCGTGCGGTTCAGGTACTTATTCTTTGCCCAACCCGTGAACTGGCTCTGCAGGTAGCAGAAGAAATCAAAAAGCTAGCTAAATACAAGCGGGGTGTCCGTATCGAAGCGATTTATGGAGGTGACTCCATTGAACGGCAGATCCGGTCCCTTAAAAGTGGAGTTCATATCGTGATCGGAACGCCCGGTCGTGTTATGGACCACATGGAACGCAATACGCTTAAACTCGACCACGTCAAGATGATGATTCTTGATGAGGCCGATGAAATGCTGGATATGGGCTTTCGCGAAGACATCGAGAACATTCTGGACGACATGCCCGAAGAGCGGCAAACGATCCTGTTCTCGGCTACGATGTCGAAGCCGATCATGCAGATCACTCAGAAATTCCAGAAAGACCCTGTTCTGGTAAAGGTCGTCAAACGTGAACTGACCAATACCAATATCGAGCAGGTGTATTTTGAAGTGAAGCCAAAAGCAAAAGTTGAGGTAATGTGCCGTCTGATCGACATGTATGACCTGAAACTATTGCTGGTATTCTGTAATACGAAGCGTAAGGTCGACGAGATCGTCGAAGATCTGCAAATTCGTGGTTATCAGGCAGAAGGCTTACACGGTGACCTTCGTCAGGCACAGCGGAATAACGTCATGAGTAAGTTCCGTGCCGGTACGACCAGCATTCTGGTTGCTACTGACGTAGCCGCTCGTGGTATCGACGTTGACGATGTCGATGCTGTTATCAACTTCGATATTCCGCTCGACGAAGAATATTACGTACACCGCATTGGCCGGACGGGCCGCGCTGGCAAATCAGGCCGGGCGTTCTCGATGGTCGGTCGTGACGAAAAATACCGCTTCCGCGAAATTCAGACCTATACCAAAGTAAAGGTTGAAAAAGGTGTAATTCCGTCTTTCGAAGACATCGTAGGTGTTCGGAAAGCTCGCTTTATCGAGCAAATCCAGCAGGCGATTCAGGAAAGCCAGGATCTGAACCTGTATTCGGATATGCTTACCCAACTGCAACACGCAGGCTTCTCGACCGAACAAATCGTGGCGGCTCTGGTGAAACGCAGCATGGGTCTCGAGAAAAACGAATTTGCCGATCAAAATCTTGGTCTGGAAGATGATCGTCGGTCGGGCCGTGACAAATACGCCGATCGTGGCCGTGGTGATGCACCAGGCCGTTTCGATGATCGTCGTGGTGGTGACCGCGGGGGTTCGCGTTTTGGCGATAGAGATCGGCCGTCTTATGGCGATCGGGGTGGTAACCGCGACCGGCCAAGCTTCGGTGATCGGGGTGGCAACCGCGACCGGCCAGCTTTCGGTGATCGGGCCAGACGTGCTGATGGACCAGACCGCGACCGTAAGCCTTACTTTGACCGTGACGAACAACGGGCACCGCGTGAACGTGACGCAAACATGACTCGTCTGATGGTGAGCATTGGCCGTAAGGATTACGTTCGTCCAGGCGATATTGTTGGTGCCATTGCTGGCGAAGCCAATATTCCAGGCAACACCATCGGCAGCATCGATATCTTCGACAAATTCACTTACGTCGATGTTCCTAAAGATGTAGCCAACCGCGTTCTTGACGTTATGGAAGGCAATACGATCAAAGGACGCCGTGTAAATATTGAAGTAGCACGCTGA
- a CDS encoding zinc dependent phospholipase C family protein, translating into MFHQMYNGFIWLGIVGIFFAESLLSGKPVYEEITPKNEVYRDGISWKKSICHRHSKLRPEWGFYAHQQINRLAVFTLPTEMMPFFKKHINFLADNAVNPDKRRYAVVGEAPRHFIDLDAYPDTSVTTLPRFYKEATERYGEDTLALHGLVPWQIQLTKYQLTEAFRQRDARRILRVAADLGHYIADANVPLHTTRNYNGQLTNQQGIHGFWESRLPELFSAEYDFLTGQASYVNSPQKAAWRAVFNANAALDSVLRFEEKLTEEMGETRKFGFEERNGLTTKVYSSDFSQKYHERLRGQVERQMRASIKLVGDFWYTCWVDAGQPDLKALADYQLTEQETKEENDEKKSWLKRLFSVRSED; encoded by the coding sequence ATGTTTCATCAAATGTACAACGGTTTTATTTGGTTGGGTATTGTGGGTATTTTTTTTGCTGAAAGTTTATTGAGTGGTAAGCCCGTATACGAAGAAATAACCCCAAAAAACGAGGTTTATCGGGACGGGATTTCTTGGAAAAAGTCAATTTGTCATCGTCACTCAAAGCTTCGGCCTGAGTGGGGATTTTATGCGCATCAGCAGATTAATCGGCTGGCTGTATTTACGCTGCCGACTGAAATGATGCCATTCTTTAAAAAGCATATTAATTTTCTGGCCGACAATGCTGTCAATCCCGATAAACGCCGATATGCGGTAGTAGGGGAGGCCCCGCGCCATTTTATTGACCTTGATGCCTACCCGGACACGTCAGTAACGACACTTCCGCGTTTCTATAAAGAAGCAACGGAGCGATATGGCGAAGATACGCTTGCCTTACATGGACTTGTACCCTGGCAGATACAGCTAACCAAATATCAGCTAACCGAAGCATTCAGGCAACGGGATGCGCGCCGAATTCTGCGTGTGGCTGCCGATTTAGGGCATTATATTGCTGATGCCAATGTGCCTTTGCATACGACCCGTAACTACAATGGCCAGTTGACAAACCAGCAGGGTATTCATGGCTTCTGGGAGTCGCGTTTGCCAGAGTTGTTCAGTGCCGAGTACGATTTTCTAACCGGACAAGCCAGTTATGTCAACTCGCCCCAGAAAGCAGCCTGGCGAGCCGTATTCAATGCTAATGCTGCCCTGGACTCGGTGTTGCGGTTTGAGGAGAAACTGACCGAAGAGATGGGCGAAACACGTAAATTCGGTTTTGAGGAGCGGAATGGCCTGACCACAAAAGTTTATTCGTCCGATTTCTCGCAGAAGTACCATGAGCGCCTGCGCGGTCAGGTGGAACGACAAATGCGGGCATCGATTAAACTGGTTGGTGATTTTTGGTACACCTGCTGGGTCGATGCCGGTCAGCCAGACCTGAAGGCACTGGCGGATTACCAACTCACCGAACAGGAGACGAAAGAAGAGAATGACGAAAAGAAAAGCTGGCTGAAACGATTGTTTTCAGTACGAAGTGAGGATTGA
- a CDS encoding Dabb family protein has protein sequence MNAKSRGYALIVVLMCAFALTIYGAYSPARKAQKQQVVCIKFKKGVENAAVEQHMNGFAALKHEIPQIVGYTSGKTILPNQAVADYDVVHYLTFQSEADIKTFEQSAVYKQFVAQNQGIWDKTLVVNADIRP, from the coding sequence ATGAATGCTAAATCACGAGGTTACGCTCTCATTGTTGTGCTAATGTGCGCTTTTGCTTTGACAATCTATGGTGCCTACTCACCTGCCAGAAAAGCCCAGAAACAGCAAGTTGTGTGCATAAAATTCAAAAAAGGGGTTGAAAACGCAGCTGTTGAACAGCATATGAATGGTTTTGCAGCCCTAAAGCACGAAATTCCACAGATCGTAGGTTATACGTCTGGTAAGACAATTTTGCCCAATCAGGCTGTTGCAGACTACGATGTGGTCCATTATCTGACCTTTCAGAGCGAAGCCGACATCAAGACATTTGAGCAAAGTGCTGTCTACAAACAGTTTGTTGCACAGAACCAGGGAATTTGGGATAAAACCTTGGTCGTCAACGCAGATATTCGCCCATAA
- the rpsT gene encoding 30S ribosomal protein S20 yields MANHKSAKKAIRSSAKKRLLNRYQHVTTRNMVKKLRTTTDHAMAVELFKSVSSALDKLAKRSIIHKNKAANNKSKLARLVNGLKPAAA; encoded by the coding sequence ATGGCAAACCATAAGTCAGCAAAAAAAGCAATCCGGTCGAGCGCCAAGAAGCGGTTGTTGAACCGTTACCAGCACGTAACAACCCGGAACATGGTAAAAAAACTACGTACCACTACCGACCACGCTATGGCGGTTGAATTGTTCAAGTCGGTTTCGTCTGCTCTGGACAAACTAGCTAAGCGCAGTATCATCCACAAAAACAAAGCAGCCAACAATAAATCGAAACTGGCTCGTTTGGTCAATGGTCTGAAACCGGCAGCAGCTTAG
- the radC gene encoding RadC family protein encodes MIYATSGTIQSWAEEDRPREKLMLKGKAALSEAELIAILINSGTVDLTAVDVAKIILKSVDNNLNELARLSIKDLSKFRGIGEAKAISIVAALELGRRRKEQDRPQRARITCSRDAYNEMIPHLIDKPHEEFWILLMNRANEILRPVQISSGGISGTVADTRLIFKQAIEHLASSMILLHNHPSGNLLPSQADKDLTRKLKEAGRLLEIPVLDHLIFTDKAYFSFADEGIL; translated from the coding sequence ATGATTTACGCAACCTCCGGTACGATTCAAAGCTGGGCAGAAGAAGACCGCCCGCGCGAAAAATTAATGCTTAAGGGCAAAGCAGCTCTATCTGAAGCCGAATTGATCGCCATTCTGATTAACTCAGGTACCGTTGATCTAACGGCCGTTGACGTAGCAAAGATCATTCTGAAGAGCGTAGATAATAACCTCAACGAGCTGGCCAGGCTCAGCATTAAAGACCTATCTAAATTTCGGGGTATCGGCGAAGCAAAAGCGATCAGTATTGTGGCTGCCCTTGAACTCGGTCGTAGGCGCAAAGAGCAGGATCGACCCCAACGGGCACGTATTACCTGTTCGCGCGATGCCTACAACGAAATGATACCACACCTGATCGACAAGCCCCACGAAGAGTTCTGGATTTTACTGATGAATCGGGCAAATGAAATTCTTCGGCCTGTCCAGATCAGTTCAGGAGGTATATCGGGCACAGTTGCCGATACCAGACTTATTTTCAAGCAAGCAATCGAGCATCTGGCCTCGTCAATGATCTTACTTCATAACCATCCTTCGGGCAATCTACTGCCTTCACAGGCCGACAAAGACCTGACGCGCAAGCTTAAAGAGGCTGGGCGACTACTGGAAATTCCCGTACTCGATCACCTGATTTTTACGGACAA